A single region of the Silene latifolia isolate original U9 population chromosome 8, ASM4854445v1, whole genome shotgun sequence genome encodes:
- the LOC141596282 gene encoding uncharacterized protein LOC141596282 isoform X2, translating to MFKYLKMCKKEIQGFKNKQGMQVLHALFTGEDPTWEAWLNVDTSGFSGIANLGGNGIKLRRGFATFPSPKPTQDELCQQKEEEIDDYCSQVEEAKEITKLQMGQIRLQSKELSGFSLKDLRQLEKQLSSVKAKKDQLLMEQLELSRLQLYLGTKGIAGE from the exons ATGTTTAAGTACCTCAAAATGTGCAAGAAGGAGATCCAGGGTTTCAAGAACAAGCAAGGAATGCAG GTACTTCATGCCCTCTTTACTGGAGAGGATCCTACTTGGGAGGCATGGCTGAATGTTGATACTTCTGGCTTCTCTGGCATTGCTAATTTAGGAGGAAATGGTATTAAGCTTAGGCGAGGATTTGCTACATTTCCGTCTCCAAAGCCAACTCAG GATGAATTGTGTCAGCAGAAAGAAGAGGAGATAGATGACTACTGCTCACAG GTTGAGGAAGCAAAAGAGATAACAAAGCTCCAGATGGGACAAat AAGGCTACAGAGTAAGGAATTGTCAGGCTTTAGCTTAAAAGATCTTCGACAGCTAGAAAAACAATTATCATCTGTGAAGGCAAAGAAG GACCAGTTATTGATGGAGCAGCTGGAGCTCTCACGCTTACA GCTTTATCTAGGAACAAAAGGCATTGCTGGAGAATGA
- the LOC141596282 gene encoding uncharacterized protein LOC141596282 isoform X1, translating into MFKYLKMCKKEIQGFKNKQGMQVLHALFTGEDPTWEAWLNVDTSGFSGIANLGGNGIKLRRGFATFPSPKPTQDELCQQKEEEIDDYCSQVEEAKEITKLQMGQIRLQSKELSGFSLKDLRQLEKQLSSVKAKKDQLLMEQLELSRLQEQKALLENESLHRQVAKLQGFVTPIEKSRRCI; encoded by the exons ATGTTTAAGTACCTCAAAATGTGCAAGAAGGAGATCCAGGGTTTCAAGAACAAGCAAGGAATGCAG GTACTTCATGCCCTCTTTACTGGAGAGGATCCTACTTGGGAGGCATGGCTGAATGTTGATACTTCTGGCTTCTCTGGCATTGCTAATTTAGGAGGAAATGGTATTAAGCTTAGGCGAGGATTTGCTACATTTCCGTCTCCAAAGCCAACTCAG GATGAATTGTGTCAGCAGAAAGAAGAGGAGATAGATGACTACTGCTCACAG GTTGAGGAAGCAAAAGAGATAACAAAGCTCCAGATGGGACAAat AAGGCTACAGAGTAAGGAATTGTCAGGCTTTAGCTTAAAAGATCTTCGACAGCTAGAAAAACAATTATCATCTGTGAAGGCAAAGAAG GACCAGTTATTGATGGAGCAGCTGGAGCTCTCACGCTTAC AGGAACAAAAGGCATTGCTGGAGAATGAGAGCTTACACAGACAG GTGGCAAAACTTCAAGGCTTTGTGACACCAATCGAGAAATCGAGGAGATGTATCTAG